The proteins below are encoded in one region of Aestuariivirga litoralis:
- a CDS encoding fatty acyl-AMP ligase — MNQNLPQCQADFSTLAAGLDYAAQGVTGMNFYSGRGALEHVMPYADLRRRALVVARKLLSTGLKRLERVAIVAETGPEFIITFFACQYAGLVPCPVPYSMYIGGREAYEQRIAGMLKAADAHAVVAPSDQVESLRAAAAMAGVTQVFTHEDIAAQPEAMSKLQGFGAEDVAYIQYSSGSTSAPKGVLISQRAITTNARGMVVFGLKTKPTDRGFSWLPLYHDMGLVGFCLGPMLSQCSIDYLATTAFARRPSLWLKLMSENRSTISFAPTFGYDLAAKRIGSEVSKLDLSAWRAAGIGGDMVRADVLAEFARALEPAKFNGNVFLPSYGMAESTLALSFPPTGRAIRVDYIDKNILRHESRAVPAEQGAADTRGYVACGRILPGHQMEVRDAAGQVLAERLVGRIFVKGPSLMSGYFHNVEATAEVIDDQGFLNTGDMGYLIDGEIVITGRAKDLILHNGRNIWPQDIEWAAERYAELNSGDVAAFAVEGDDGDDEVVVLVECRNSDTAEQEKLRHEVAKLVHQGSGVDCKIELVAPRSLPFTSSGKLSRAGARAKYLAGEITIVAPHIA; from the coding sequence GTGAACCAGAACCTTCCGCAGTGCCAGGCCGATTTTTCCACCTTGGCCGCAGGTCTCGATTACGCCGCCCAAGGTGTGACCGGCATGAATTTCTACAGTGGCCGCGGCGCGCTTGAGCATGTGATGCCCTATGCCGATCTGCGCCGCCGTGCCCTGGTTGTGGCGCGCAAGCTTTTGTCCACCGGCCTGAAGCGCCTCGAGCGCGTGGCCATCGTGGCGGAAACCGGCCCGGAATTCATCATCACTTTCTTCGCCTGCCAATACGCCGGTCTTGTGCCGTGCCCAGTGCCCTACAGTATGTATATCGGTGGCCGCGAAGCCTATGAACAGCGCATTGCCGGCATGCTCAAGGCTGCTGATGCCCATGCCGTCGTGGCGCCGAGCGATCAGGTTGAGAGCCTGCGTGCCGCTGCTGCCATGGCTGGCGTGACTCAGGTGTTTACCCACGAAGACATCGCAGCCCAGCCAGAAGCCATGTCCAAGCTTCAGGGCTTCGGCGCTGAAGACGTGGCCTATATCCAATATTCATCGGGTTCGACATCGGCCCCCAAGGGTGTTCTGATTTCGCAGCGTGCGATCACCACCAATGCCCGCGGCATGGTGGTTTTCGGCCTGAAGACCAAGCCTACTGATCGTGGCTTTTCCTGGCTTCCGCTTTATCACGACATGGGACTGGTGGGCTTCTGCCTTGGTCCGATGCTGTCACAATGCAGCATTGACTATCTGGCCACCACGGCCTTTGCGCGCCGTCCCAGCCTGTGGCTGAAGTTGATGTCGGAAAACCGTTCGACGATCTCGTTTGCGCCCACTTTTGGTTACGACCTTGCTGCCAAGCGCATCGGTTCGGAAGTCTCGAAGCTTGACCTTTCGGCCTGGCGTGCTGCCGGCATTGGTGGCGACATGGTGCGCGCCGATGTGCTGGCAGAATTTGCGCGTGCGCTTGAACCTGCGAAATTCAACGGCAATGTTTTCCTGCCCAGCTATGGCATGGCGGAATCCACATTGGCTCTTTCTTTCCCGCCTACAGGGCGCGCCATCCGCGTAGACTATATCGACAAGAATATCCTGCGCCACGAAAGCCGCGCTGTTCCGGCGGAGCAGGGTGCTGCTGATACGCGTGGCTATGTGGCTTGCGGGCGTATTCTCCCCGGCCACCAGATGGAAGTGCGTGATGCTGCAGGCCAGGTTCTCGCTGAGCGCCTGGTGGGCCGCATCTTCGTCAAGGGGCCCAGCCTGATGAGCGGCTATTTCCACAATGTTGAAGCCACTGCCGAAGTGATCGATGATCAGGGTTTCCTGAACACCGGTGACATGGGCTATCTCATCGATGGCGAAATCGTCATCACCGGCCGCGCCAAGGATTTGATCCTGCACAATGGCCGCAATATCTGGCCGCAGGACATTGAGTGGGCTGCCGAGCGTTATGCCGAATTGAATTCCGGTGACGTGGCCGCCTTCGCGGTTGAAGGCGATGACGGCGACGATGAAGTTGTCGTACTGGTCGAATGCCGCAACAGCGATACGGCCGAGCAGGAAAAGCTGCGCCATGAAGTAGCCAAGTTGGTGCATCAGGGCTCGGGCGTTGATTGCAAGATCGAGCTTGTGGCCCCGCGCAGCCTGCCTTTCACCTCGTCGGGCAAATTGTCCCGCGCCGGCGCACGGGCCAAATATCTGGCTGGTGAGATCACCATCGTTGCCCCGCACATCGCCTGA
- a CDS encoding NAD-dependent epimerase/dehydratase family protein, giving the protein MRVALTGGTGFSGAFILPQLLAAGYDVTALARRPEALAGKCSKVIAGDFSRDDVLARLVAGADVVLHVGGATHAPSRQGFFDVNLAGTQRLYDAARKAGVTRFVYVSSLAAREPQLSAYGASKNAAEQFLLPLDSKECSVLILRPPAIYGPGDKATLPLFKLLQSPVAFMPGKKGSRFSLLYVTDFARIICDAVESKAHGLYELDDQAQGYDWQQLADANRALTGRPSRLVHLPHGVVHMAAGLAETAARFSGKTSTMNRQKIREIYHDDWVARSNIWPLSKPTRLTDGMAQTLDWYRAEGWLPQKNNKARSAA; this is encoded by the coding sequence TTGCGTGTTGCCCTGACGGGTGGCACCGGGTTCTCCGGAGCTTTCATCCTGCCGCAGCTTCTAGCCGCCGGTTATGATGTGACCGCTTTGGCGCGCCGTCCCGAAGCGCTTGCTGGAAAATGTTCCAAGGTAATTGCTGGCGATTTTTCTCGCGATGATGTGCTGGCTAGGCTGGTTGCCGGCGCTGATGTAGTGCTGCATGTGGGCGGTGCCACCCACGCACCGAGCCGGCAGGGATTTTTCGATGTCAATCTGGCCGGTACGCAGCGGCTTTATGATGCCGCGCGCAAGGCTGGGGTGACGCGGTTTGTCTATGTGTCGTCATTGGCGGCGCGCGAACCGCAGCTTTCGGCTTATGGCGCCAGCAAGAATGCGGCGGAGCAGTTTCTGCTGCCGCTGGATTCGAAAGAGTGCAGCGTTTTGATTTTGCGTCCTCCAGCAATCTATGGTCCCGGTGACAAGGCTACTTTGCCGCTGTTCAAGTTGCTGCAATCGCCTGTGGCATTCATGCCGGGCAAGAAGGGTTCGCGCTTTTCATTGCTCTATGTCACCGACTTTGCACGCATCATATGTGATGCGGTCGAAAGCAAAGCGCACGGCCTTTATGAGCTTGATGACCAGGCTCAGGGCTATGACTGGCAACAACTGGCGGATGCCAATCGTGCTTTGACGGGCAGGCCTTCGCGGCTGGTGCATCTGCCGCATGGCGTGGTGCATATGGCGGCGGGGCTGGCAGAAACTGCTGCACGTTTTTCTGGCAAGACCAGCACGATGAACCGCCAGAAGATCCGTGAAATCTATCACGATGATTGGGTGGCGCGTTCCAACATCTGGCCGCTGTCCAAGCCCACACGCCTTACCGATGGCATGGCGCAAACTTTGGATTGGTACCGGGCCGAAGGCTGGTTGCCGCAGAAAAACAATAAGGCTAGAAGCGCCGCATGA
- a CDS encoding acyl carrier protein — protein sequence MTEITDIVPVLVDLLKPFNSENIPLSEATDIPAELNIDSVGVLDFIMEVEDHFDVEIPMNAVASIRTVGELAAYVQTRLNKA from the coding sequence ATGACTGAGATTACTGACATTGTTCCCGTGCTTGTGGATCTCCTCAAGCCCTTCAATTCCGAAAATATCCCGCTGAGCGAAGCCACCGATATTCCGGCTGAGCTTAACATCGACAGCGTGGGCGTTCTAGACTTCATCATGGAAGTCGAAGATCATTTCGATGTCGAAATTCCGATGAATGCGGTGGCCAGCATACGCACCGTGGGCGAACTCGCCGCCTATGTGCAAACCCGTTTGAACAAGGCGTGA
- the spt gene encoding serine palmitoyltransferase: MVDLLDKHRGVMERFQRMTDMGINGLGVTNDKMLSPTRAVVDGREIILAGTNNYMGVTFDPRCIAAGQKALEEFGTGTTGSRIANGSFALHKELEAALADFLGLEHCIIFTTGYQANLGMLSGLAGPKDTIYLDADSHSSIYDGCTLSGAKLVRFRHNDAADLDKRLARAENDGGGRLVVLEGIYSMLGDRAPLADFVALKKKHDFQLCVDDAHSFGVLGPNGRGLGDEAGLSEHVDFVIGTFSKSVGAIGGFGASNHPLFETLRYAMRPYMFTASASPASIATSIEALKVLKAEPERRAKIWANSERLYNGLKGLGFEMGCDVVSPVVAVKMPDELTTIAKWNALFQGGVYVNMAVPPGTPNRLCLLRCSVSAAHTTQEIDDIISVFKQAFAN; the protein is encoded by the coding sequence ATGGTTGATCTTCTCGACAAGCACCGCGGCGTGATGGAGCGTTTCCAGCGCATGACGGATATGGGCATCAATGGCCTTGGCGTCACCAATGACAAGATGCTGTCGCCGACACGCGCCGTGGTGGATGGCCGTGAGATCATCCTGGCCGGCACCAACAATTATATGGGCGTGACCTTTGATCCGCGCTGCATTGCCGCCGGGCAGAAGGCTCTCGAGGAATTTGGCACCGGCACCACCGGTTCGCGCATCGCCAATGGCAGCTTCGCGCTCCACAAGGAGCTGGAGGCAGCGCTAGCCGATTTCCTGGGCCTGGAACACTGCATCATTTTCACTACCGGCTATCAGGCCAATCTCGGCATGCTGTCTGGCCTCGCCGGCCCCAAGGACACGATCTATCTGGACGCGGATTCGCATTCCTCGATCTATGATGGCTGCACGCTTTCCGGCGCCAAGCTTGTGCGCTTCCGCCACAATGACGCGGCCGACCTCGACAAGCGCTTGGCGCGCGCTGAGAATGATGGCGGTGGCCGCCTTGTGGTTCTCGAAGGCATCTATTCGATGCTGGGTGACCGCGCCCCGTTGGCTGATTTCGTGGCCCTGAAAAAGAAACATGATTTCCAGCTCTGCGTGGATGATGCGCATTCTTTCGGCGTGCTTGGTCCCAATGGCCGCGGGCTTGGTGATGAAGCGGGTCTCTCTGAGCATGTGGATTTCGTGATCGGCACGTTCTCGAAGAGCGTCGGCGCCATTGGCGGATTCGGAGCTTCGAACCATCCGCTGTTTGAAACGCTGCGCTATGCGATGCGGCCCTACATGTTCACGGCCTCTGCCTCTCCGGCTTCGATTGCAACATCGATTGAAGCCCTGAAAGTATTGAAGGCTGAACCGGAACGCCGCGCCAAGATCTGGGCCAATTCCGAGCGCCTCTATAACGGCCTCAAAGGCCTGGGCTTCGAGATGGGCTGCGATGTGGTGAGCCCGGTTGTTGCCGTGAAGATGCCGGACGAGTTGACTACGATTGCCAAGTGGAACGCGCTGTTCCAGGGCGGTGTTTACGTCAACATGGCTGTTCCTCCTGGCACGCCAAACCGTCTGTGCCTGTTGCGCTGCTCGGTTTCTGCCGCGCATACCACGCAGGAGATTGACGACATTATCAGCGTGTTCAAGCAGGCGTTTGCGAACTAA
- a CDS encoding diacylglycerol/lipid kinase family protein — protein MTRRAGVLINPFSGRNNGKGEALYQVLKDQPGLSLHRFADFAELEPAIDQCAKDGVTDLFISSGDGTIQAILTHVAGKANFKTLPQIGLLPHGTTNLTAGDIGLHIGSIAAQARFIKTLPDCKVATRHTIHVLNPVGAPPRLGFTLGAGAAARATRSAQVDYNDKGVKGSMASFATIAVGLAKAAFSKPKPGDLTRLDRASPMTVTCDGKITAQGNQLMFVATTLNHLFFRTQPFWGARNGALRTLTVAYPPPNILRWALPLMYGRIGKNIPPGCVSFTSDAFEISCPEPYVMDGEFFDGPAQGALRVQAGPEFKFILGAA, from the coding sequence ATGACCAGACGCGCGGGCGTTCTGATCAATCCGTTTTCCGGCCGCAACAACGGCAAGGGAGAAGCGCTCTATCAAGTACTGAAAGACCAGCCCGGACTGTCACTGCACCGGTTCGCCGACTTCGCCGAACTCGAACCCGCCATTGACCAATGCGCCAAAGACGGCGTGACCGATCTCTTCATTTCGTCGGGCGATGGCACCATTCAAGCTATCCTCACCCATGTGGCCGGCAAGGCCAATTTCAAAACCCTGCCCCAGATCGGTCTGCTGCCGCACGGCACCACCAATCTGACGGCAGGTGATATTGGCCTCCATATCGGCAGCATTGCCGCGCAAGCGCGCTTTATCAAAACCCTGCCCGATTGCAAGGTCGCCACGCGGCATACGATCCATGTGCTCAATCCAGTCGGAGCACCGCCGCGCCTTGGCTTCACGCTGGGTGCCGGTGCCGCCGCCCGCGCTACCCGCAGCGCGCAGGTCGATTACAATGACAAGGGCGTGAAAGGCAGCATGGCCAGCTTCGCCACGATTGCCGTGGGCCTCGCCAAAGCCGCCTTCTCCAAACCGAAACCGGGTGATCTCACGCGCCTCGACCGCGCCAGTCCGATGACTGTGACTTGCGATGGCAAGATTACGGCGCAAGGCAACCAGTTGATGTTCGTCGCCACCACGCTGAACCACCTTTTCTTCCGCACACAGCCCTTCTGGGGCGCGCGCAACGGCGCATTGCGCACGCTCACTGTGGCCTATCCGCCGCCGAATATTCTGCGCTGGGCCCTGCCGCTGATGTATGGCCGCATCGGCAAGAATATCCCGCCGGGTTGCGTGAGCTTTACGAGCGATGCCTTCGAGATCAGCTGCCCCGAACCTTATGTGATGGACGGCGAGTTTTTCGACGGCCCGGCACAAGGCGCACTGCGCGTGCAGGCCGGGCCGGAATTCAAATTTATTCTTGGTGCGGCTTAG
- a CDS encoding LptF/LptG family permease, with amino-acid sequence MSILARMLTRMILIRFAVILLGLSFFVLTLEVVGFLTDVLRIANNPFVAVGTYVLTRTPGILALFLPTSLLLALLLSMTELSYRNELTAIWATGISPSRLIIKLLPMAILVGVAHFLLMDQAVPAAAPSLRSWGIADYATRKLSTNPNDPVWIRSDNDIMRADRMSADNKTLYNVTIFKRAPQGQLTSEIFADTATQKDSHWLLNNVTSYDADGKKPTRVAQATYEGSLRLADNKRVGSPEEMTFSEIRDFAANDGYGVRAKHVYQTWEQKRLTPVIISIVMVILCVPLGTAFRRGGGLGKIFVAGVALGFAYFVSDGLAMTLGETGAVAPWIAAWGPLLVMAAIAFAMLARTDHV; translated from the coding sequence ATGTCCATCCTTGCCCGCATGCTCACCCGCATGATCCTGATCCGCTTTGCGGTGATCCTGCTGGGTCTATCCTTCTTCGTGCTGACGCTTGAGGTTGTGGGCTTCCTCACCGACGTGCTGCGCATTGCCAACAATCCCTTTGTGGCGGTTGGCACCTATGTGCTCACCCGCACGCCCGGCATTCTGGCGCTGTTCCTGCCGACCAGCCTGCTGCTAGCGCTGCTCCTGTCGATGACCGAATTGTCCTACCGCAATGAGCTCACAGCGATCTGGGCCACCGGCATTTCACCCTCGCGCCTCATCATCAAGTTGCTACCCATGGCGATCCTGGTCGGGGTTGCGCATTTTCTGCTGATGGACCAAGCCGTGCCCGCCGCAGCCCCGTCGCTGCGCAGCTGGGGCATTGCTGACTATGCCACCCGCAAGCTGAGCACTAATCCGAATGACCCTGTATGGATCCGCTCCGACAATGACATCATGCGTGCTGACCGCATGTCTGCTGACAACAAGACGCTGTATAACGTCACCATCTTCAAGCGCGCACCACAGGGCCAGCTGACCTCGGAAATCTTCGCTGACACGGCCACCCAGAAAGACAGCCATTGGCTGCTCAACAATGTCACCAGCTATGATGCCGATGGCAAGAAGCCTACCCGCGTTGCCCAGGCCACTTATGAGGGCTCGCTGCGACTGGCCGACAACAAGCGCGTCGGCTCGCCCGAGGAAATGACTTTCTCGGAAATCCGCGACTTCGCCGCCAATGATGGGTACGGCGTGCGCGCCAAGCATGTCTATCAAACCTGGGAACAGAAGCGCCTCACCCCGGTGATCATCTCCATCGTCATGGTGATCCTCTGTGTGCCGCTCGGCACAGCGTTCCGTCGCGGTGGTGGGCTTGGCAAGATTTTCGTGGCCGGCGTGGCGCTGGGCTTTGCCTATTTCGTCTCTGACGGCCTGGCCATGACGTTGGGTGAAACCGGCGCGGTGGCCCCCTGGATTGCCGCATGGGGGCCGCTGCTGGTGATGGCGGCGATTGCCTTCGCCATGCTGGCGCGCACCGATCACGTATGA
- a CDS encoding metallophosphoesterase family protein: MNFTLAHFSDLHMGPLPRGAALHAFRPKRVIGAVSWHFRRKYLHLNEVADALMQSVQAAKPDHVAFTGDAVNIASPLEFPPLRAWMDRLGPPDWLSFVPGNHDLYAKVAYDKSLKLFEPFMAGDMRVPEAFPYVRLRRNVALIGLNSALPRPFQSAEGRLGEKQRSSLRQLLIDLKAKGFCRVVMIHHPPGPGLATKLRALQDAAELKTILCEQEVELVIHGHNHRRELHWLEEAGIRVPAIGVPSGSMALHAHQPAEWNLYEIARQSGKWMTRVTINQWKGKDEGFVAQPAFNLEN, encoded by the coding sequence GAATTTCACGCTCGCTCATTTTTCTGATCTTCATATGGGGCCGCTGCCACGGGGTGCAGCCCTCCATGCCTTTCGCCCCAAACGGGTGATTGGTGCCGTGTCATGGCATTTCCGCCGCAAATATCTGCACCTCAATGAGGTGGCGGATGCCCTGATGCAGTCGGTTCAAGCGGCAAAGCCCGATCATGTAGCCTTCACCGGCGATGCGGTGAACATTGCCAGTCCACTGGAATTTCCACCGCTGCGGGCCTGGATGGACAGGTTGGGCCCACCCGATTGGCTGTCCTTCGTGCCCGGCAATCATGATCTCTATGCCAAAGTGGCTTATGACAAGAGTCTCAAGCTGTTCGAGCCTTTCATGGCCGGAGACATGCGCGTTCCCGAAGCCTTCCCCTATGTGCGCCTGCGCCGCAACGTGGCTTTGATCGGGTTGAACTCGGCTTTGCCTCGCCCCTTCCAGAGTGCCGAAGGGCGGTTGGGTGAAAAGCAGCGCAGCTCGTTGCGCCAGCTTCTCATTGATTTGAAGGCCAAGGGCTTCTGCCGCGTGGTGATGATCCACCATCCGCCAGGCCCTGGCCTTGCCACCAAGTTGCGCGCCTTGCAGGATGCGGCGGAACTCAAAACCATCCTGTGCGAACAGGAAGTGGAACTGGTGATCCACGGCCACAACCATCGCCGCGAGCTGCATTGGCTGGAGGAAGCAGGCATCCGGGTGCCCGCCATTGGTGTGCCCTCCGGCAGCATGGCGCTTCACGCGCATCAGCCCGCCGAATGGAACCTCTATGAAATTGCGCGCCAATCGGGCAAATGGATGACCCGAGTGACGATCAACCAATGGAAGGGAAAGGACGAGGGCTTCGTGGCCCAGCCGGCCTTCAACCTGGAAAACTGA